The following coding sequences lie in one Mycobacterium sp. DL440 genomic window:
- a CDS encoding PepSY domain-containing protein, giving the protein MGENPSTTTDDSPTSPMPEPSAPPPERTAHYRAFLLRLHFYAGTFVGPFLLVAAVSGGLYAIAPTIEQFAYRDQLQSHSSGDMLPVAEQVRAAQAERPDLPVTAIRPATGPGETTRVMFDDPSLGESERHAVFIDPVTGASHGELTVYGSSGALPLRTWIDQLHRSLHLGEPGRLYSELAASWLWLIALAGMFLWWGRYRRMSRRGDTKPRLLTLDRAVQGRARTLNWHGAVGIWIAIGLLFLSATGLTWSRFAGDNVTALRTALSWTTPSVSTALGGPPQAVMSGHEGHHSEPVPASAGRGGAPRVDDLDRVLKAARDAGVGGSVEVGIPASADTAFTVAQTRQPWVMSNNAVAIDGASGKITDTSWFADWPLAAKLSAWGIQLHMGLLFGIANQLLLLGLAVALVTVIVRGYLLWWHRRPIAGGRPVGSAPRRGVLIGLPPGAAVAVVLVAAAVGWFIPLLGVSLVVFVAVDVVVGWRQRRRQR; this is encoded by the coding sequence ATGGGCGAGAACCCGTCGACAACCACCGATGACAGCCCGACGTCACCGATGCCGGAGCCGTCGGCCCCGCCCCCGGAGCGGACAGCGCACTACCGCGCGTTCCTGCTGCGCCTGCACTTTTATGCGGGGACCTTCGTCGGGCCCTTCCTGCTGGTCGCGGCCGTCAGCGGCGGGCTCTACGCCATCGCACCCACCATCGAGCAGTTCGCCTATCGCGATCAGCTGCAATCCCACAGCAGCGGTGACATGCTGCCGGTCGCCGAACAGGTTCGGGCTGCGCAGGCCGAACGGCCCGACCTCCCGGTTACCGCAATACGCCCAGCGACCGGTCCCGGTGAGACCACCCGGGTCATGTTCGACGATCCGTCATTGGGTGAGTCCGAACGTCATGCCGTCTTCATCGACCCGGTGACGGGCGCCTCGCACGGGGAACTGACGGTCTACGGCAGCAGCGGTGCGCTACCGCTGCGCACCTGGATCGATCAGTTGCACCGCAGCCTGCATCTCGGCGAACCGGGCCGCCTGTACAGCGAGCTCGCGGCGTCGTGGCTGTGGTTGATCGCGTTGGCCGGGATGTTCCTGTGGTGGGGCAGGTACCGGCGAATGTCGCGGCGGGGCGACACGAAACCCAGGCTGCTGACGCTCGACCGTGCCGTCCAGGGCCGGGCCCGAACGCTGAACTGGCATGGGGCGGTGGGGATCTGGATCGCCATCGGGTTGCTGTTCCTGTCGGCGACGGGACTGACGTGGTCCCGGTTCGCCGGCGACAATGTCACCGCTCTGCGCACCGCACTGTCATGGACGACGCCGTCGGTATCGACGGCGCTCGGCGGCCCGCCGCAAGCCGTGATGTCCGGCCACGAAGGACATCACAGCGAGCCGGTGCCGGCCTCCGCCGGCCGCGGCGGCGCTCCGCGGGTGGACGACCTCGACCGAGTGCTCAAAGCCGCGCGTGACGCCGGTGTCGGCGGCAGCGTCGAGGTCGGCATCCCCGCCAGCGCCGATACCGCATTCACCGTGGCGCAGACCCGCCAGCCGTGGGTGATGTCGAACAACGCGGTAGCCATCGACGGAGCATCTGGAAAGATCACCGACACTTCGTGGTTCGCCGACTGGCCGTTGGCGGCAAAGCTTTCCGCGTGGGGCATCCAGCTGCACATGGGACTGCTGTTCGGGATCGCCAATCAGCTCCTGTTGCTGGGCCTTGCGGTCGCGTTGGTCACCGTGATTGTGCGCGGTTACCTGCTGTGGTGGCATCGCCGACCCATCGCCGGGGGCCGCCCCGTGGGTAGTGCGCCGCGTCGCGGCGTCCTCATCGGACTACCACCCGGTGCCGCGGTGGCCGTGGTCCTCGTGGCGGCCGCCGTCGGCTGGTTCATCCCGTTGTTGGGTGTCAGCCTGGTGGTATTCGTGGCCGTGGACGTCGTTGTGGGATGGCGACAGCGCCGCCGGCAACGCTAG
- a CDS encoding cation transporter has product MAVTDVAAHRTEASGTRRIRLDVTGMSCGACSRRVENKLNKIDGVHASVAISTKIATIDARHDISVADLCDAVEQAGYHAEECTAVDDDAASSSDGPPQRPASLVSRAVRWVTVGHMGR; this is encoded by the coding sequence ATGGCAGTGACAGACGTAGCCGCACACCGTACCGAGGCATCAGGTACCCGACGAATCCGACTCGACGTGACCGGAATGTCCTGCGGAGCATGCTCGCGCCGGGTCGAGAACAAGCTGAACAAGATCGACGGAGTGCACGCCTCGGTGGCCATCTCCACCAAGATCGCGACCATTGATGCCCGCCACGACATCAGTGTCGCCGACCTCTGTGATGCCGTTGAACAGGCCGGATACCACGCCGAAGAGTGCACCGCCGTCGACGACGACGCTGCCTCGTCGTCTGATGGGCCGCCCCAGAGACCAGCCTCGCTGGTGTCGAGGGCTGTCCGCTGGGTGACCGTCGGGCACATGGGCCGCTGA
- the sigC gene encoding RNA polymerase sigma factor SigC gives MSMAVTTERSEDHVTRLAFAAGRGDSAALEQFIRATQTDVWRTVAYLGDSGSADDLTQETFMRAITALPRFSGRSSARTWLLSIARRVVVDQIRHKQSRPRTQHGVDVEQVLDSYRPVGGFEKMVEIRLLLDGLDPDRRHALLLTQVLGLSYAEAAEVCGCPVGTIRSRVARAREDLIAAAERDDLTG, from the coding sequence ATGTCGATGGCTGTGACTACCGAACGCAGCGAGGATCACGTTACGCGGCTGGCCTTCGCCGCCGGCCGCGGTGATTCGGCGGCGCTCGAGCAATTCATCCGGGCCACCCAGACCGATGTCTGGAGAACCGTCGCCTACCTCGGTGATTCCGGGTCGGCCGACGACCTGACGCAAGAGACGTTCATGCGCGCCATCACCGCGCTGCCCCGGTTCAGTGGCCGGTCGTCGGCCCGTACCTGGCTGCTGTCGATAGCGCGGCGCGTCGTGGTCGACCAGATTCGGCACAAGCAGAGCCGGCCGCGTACGCAGCACGGAGTCGACGTCGAGCAGGTCCTCGACAGCTACCGCCCGGTCGGTGGGTTCGAGAAGATGGTGGAGATCCGCCTCCTGTTGGACGGACTGGATCCCGACCGTCGGCATGCGCTGTTGCTGACCCAGGTGCTCGGCCTGTCGTATGCGGAAGCGGCCGAGGTGTGTGGCTGCCCTGTCGGCACCATTCGTTCACGAGTGGCACGCGCCCGCGAAGATCTGATTGCGGCGGCCGAACGGGACGATCTGACCGGCTAG